From a single Cryptococcus neoformans var. neoformans B-3501A chromosome 3, whole genome shotgun sequence genomic region:
- a CDS encoding hypothetical protein (HMMPfam hit to Spc97_Spc98, Spc97 / Spc98 family, score: 383.4, E(): 2.9e-112) gives MIYAYTSSGAKEGGAEKALKFNAIWNKLERGVSLGATRDYRSNSSLGCQKLLSSPNPHLELLAALSPINPNNASRSTVAGSSKSPKNMPPPTFPSTKPSSSRQPLVDAVPNISLLGFDAKGKAKADIINQWRANRSQPPFPQHLLLRDTLYLLQGIDGRYVHFAVSPPKEQNPYLTERGREGEGTGFPLGKEGPIIEEGYDDEVVVISQPTRTLLMQLSEMGMLYRRVTNFVNSRQAGDSKGGMIEQSLCHFLHHELSEYHRLLAVLESQMNTASSSGEQPDSGLTLLRLRLWTEDMKLKLKQMSTIVDEAKNTHGGALVSKLHSHTSNGDPLIRNFTTQILEEVSKPFFLTLQRWIFSGELHDPFKEFFVQLNPENVSFREGQISPTGDVGFEMGMDADGGEEEAYKLWEKKYVFVKKMVPGFVGEDFAKKIFSTGRSLNFIRYSCHDSDWIETQAKIANAGRGEFMGCKRGSMSDRVVALKYSDLAGLERSIDDAYSIASQRLLEIFFDKFRLLDHLRALKSYLMLGAGDFTELLMEAMAPRLSKPAINLYRHHLTSDLESAIRGSNAQYDSPDILRRLDARILEYSHGETGWDCFALQYKVEAPLNAVLDHRAMGDYDRLFNHLWRLKRVEVVLTQNWMRVTSGSKVYERVPGLNNDWHHCRIVQAEMVHFLRQLQAFCQLEVIECSWADLIEFTTKREGDLDALITAHRKYLSRVVRKVLLLSAKRDKEEILLDLVRDALELILQFKDAMDDLYAWSLGEATRLDRQRDASRGLYTPSTSSDDPTRSEEQLQSIRIRIRECSNSFQHRVVSIVHMAGAHADLDVRFLAIRIAFNGHYSLRKKDKGSSRSTRA, from the exons atgatctATGCCTACACTAGCTCTGGAGCGAAAGAAGGGGGCGCTGAGAAGGCCCTCAAATTCAATGCGATTTGGAACAAGCTCGAGCGAGGTGTGAGTCTGGGCGCAACCCGTGATTACAGAAGTAACTCATCACTCGGTTGCCAGAAATTATTGTCATCACCCAATCCTCATTTGGAATTATTAGCAGCTCTCTCCCCTATCAATCCAAACAACGCTTCCAGATCGACTGTTGCCGGATCTTCTAAATCGCCCAAAAATATGCCGCCACCAACCTTCCCATCCACAAAGCCCAGCTCGTCAAGACAACCATTGGTCGACGCCGTGCCAAACATTTCCCTATTAGGTTTCGACGCCAAAGGCAAGGCTAAGGCGGATATTATCAATCAATGGCGTGCTAATCGCT CTCAACCACCGTTTCCTCAGCATTTGCTCTTGCGGGATACACTTTACCTCCTTCAAGGGATAGACGGGCGTTATGTACACTTTGCCGTTTCACCACCGAAAGAACAGAATCCATATCTTACCGAAAGAGGTCGTGAAGGCGAGGGAACCGGATTCCCATTAGGCAAGGAAGGGCCCATTATTGAGGAGGGATATGATGACGAAGTAGTCG TGATATCTCAACCCACCAGGACATTGTTGATGCAGCTGTCAGAGATGGGAATGCTTTATCGACGTGTAACAAACTTTGTAAACTCCAGACAAGCTGGGGATAGCAAAGGAGGGATGATTGAACAG AGTCTGTgccattttcttcatcatgaGCTTTCGGAATACCACCGACTACTGGCTGTACTTGAATCCCAGATGAACACGGCGTCTTCCAGTGGAGAGCAGCCTGACAGCGGTCTCACATTACTGAGACTCAGACTATGGACCGAGGATATGAAGTTGAAGTTGAAGCAGATGAGTACTATTGTGGATGAGGCGAAGA ACACCCATGGTGGAGCTTTAGTATCCAAACTACATTCACACACAAGTAATGGTGATCCTCTGATCCGGAATTTCACCACCCAGATTCTTGAAGAG GTCTCAAAACCATTTTTCCTAACTCTCCAGCGCTGGATATTCTCGGGCGAGCTCCATGATCCCTTCAAAGAATTCTTCGTGCAGCTCAACCCTGAAAACGTTTCATTTCGAGAGGGCCAAATTTCACCGACTGGTGATGTAGGCTTTGAGATGGGCATGGACGcagatggtggagaagaggaggcgtATAAGCTGTGGGAAAAGAAGTATGTGTTTGTGAAAAAGATGGTGCCTGGGTTTGTGGGCGAGGACTTTGCAAAAAAG ATTTTCTCCACTGGTCGGAGCTTGAACTTTATCAGGTATAGCTGCCATGATAGCGACTGGATCGAGACGCAAGCCAAGATAGCCAATGCAGGACGAGGTGAGTTCATGGGATGTAAAAGAGGGTCAATGTCTGACAGAGTTGTAGCACTCAAGTATAGCGATTTGGCCGGCTTGGAACGATCCATCGACGATGCCTATTCAATAGCTTCTCAGCGTTTATTAGAGATCTTCTTTGACAAATTCAGATTGCTTGATCACCTTCGAGCGCTCAAATCGTACCTGATGTTAGGAGCTGGTGATTTCACTGAGCTACTAATGGAAGCTATGGC CCCTCGACTCTCCAAGCCCGCCATCAACCTCTACCGCCACCACCTCACCTCCGATCTCGAGTCCGCCATCCGCGGCTCCAATGCCCAATACGACTCTCCCGATATCCTCCGCCGTCTGGACGCTCGTATCCTCGAATACTCTCACGGCGAAACAGGGTGGGACTGCTTTGCGCTTCAATACAAGGTCGAGGCTCCTCTCAACGCCGTGTTGGATCATCGTGCGATGGGTGATTACGATCGATTGTTCAACCATCTCTGGAGGTTGAAACGTGTAGAGGTAGTTTTGACCCAAAATTGGATGAGGGTTACGAGCGGGTCTAAAGTGTATGAGCGGGTACCCGGTTTGAACAATGATTGGCACCATTGTCGCATCGTCCAGGCTGAGATGGTCCACTTTCTTCGTCAACTACAAGCTTTCTGTCAGCTGGAGGTTATAGAATGCTCATGGGCAGATTTGATCGAATTTACAAcgaaaagggaaggggatTTGGATGCGCTTATCACAGCTCATCGAAAGTACCTAAGTAGGGTTGTGAGAAAAGTGCTGTTATTGAGTGCGAAGAGAGATAAGGAA GAGATACTTTTGGATCTTGTGAGAGATGCATTGGAGCTTATATTACAATTCAAAGATGCCATG GATGACCTCTACGCGTGGTCACTTGGGGAAGCAACCCGCCTCGACCGACAACGTGACGCCTCACGAGGTCTCTAcaccccatccacctcgTCTGACGATCCTACTCGTTCTGAGGAGCAACTACAGTCCATCCGAATTCGAATTCGAGAGTGTTCAAACAGTTTCCAACACAGAGTGGTTAGCATTGTGCACATGGCTGGGGCGCACGCGGATCTCGATGTAAGGTTTTTGGCTATTAGGATCGCGTTTAATGGGCATTATTCATTgcgaaagaaggataaagGGTCATCGAGATCGACAAGGGCTTAA
- a CDS encoding hypothetical protein (Match to EST gb|CF187384.1|CF187384; HMMPfam hit to BPL_LipA_LipB, Biotin/lipoate A/B protein ligase family, score: 105.6, E(): 1.2e-28), which translates to MPGPTPSAHQVLVYSGPGVSPLSLSHTLLTLRLLLLPHYTVQPAAPDLLALQPWEPSCALLVVPGGRDLPYVDELTHKRPVTNRIREYVQQGGRFLGICAGAYFASAEVRFDVGGGMEVAGKRDLAFFPGPSRGPVFQGFQYASESGSRAVVLNLESSKLETLNHIYYNGGGQFILPSPPPPNVQILARFQETCSDPSGQQQQQLVAAVFTQNGKGCTVLSSVHPEYPLSDPPASNAIAKLDVRPSQVEVEMSDKARLSWVEELLIKLGLTPPERLTAANRAKSSADSEHEDEDPALLLHPTHPSPIFFLSHPNLPQLPEAAVNKPELKGKMEQRDGWDVLRDANDEIRFGTTEATSPERAASEDGITQWLAQARRTQPVFPPSVEDLSIQSDSTPQPPSPPDLHALTKTILLPSPSVEYSSRWTPLFNFSTYWDELDQARKRSGRRSGVMRQGSDGQGERCSLGDCVLYGETVTSTQTMLDGNPLLLTNLPTPLVFLASFQLSGRGRGSNMWLSPPGCLQFSLLLDLPASLSSKMVFIQYIMALAVCEAIDEDGRLGVRIKWPNDIYAEVEGVGGTEIGSGKKGKAKLGGILVNTSFVGGKWRIVVGCGINILNALPTSSVSQLHALLAAKLSSTSSNKPLPPAPTMEGTFARIMSSFDAKWEQFIEEKGFKGFMDEYHGRWLHSGQDVLLTTTEPHTRVRILSITPDHGLLRCIPISDKPKASTGLTPLYNRDIDAGEDDRGSWSSSPSVPRSGAARAQTQNHSPFVDLQPDGNSFDLMSGLIKRKV; encoded by the exons ATGCCAGGCCCGACACCGTCAGCGCACCAGGTGCTCGTGTACTCGGGCCCCGGGGTGTCGCCGCTCTCCCTCTCGCACACCCTCCTcaccctccgcctcctcctgctcccCCACTACACCGTCCAGCCCGCAGCCCCAGACCTCCTCGCACTCCAGCCATGGGAACCGTCCTGCGCACTCCTCGTCGTCCCAGGCGGCAGGGACCTTCCCTACGTCGACGAGCTCACGCACAAGCGGCCCGTCACAAACAGGATCAGAGAGTATGTCCAGCAAGGCGGCCGCTTCTTGGGCATATGTGCCGGAGCGTACTTTGCCAGTGCCGAGGTGAGGTTTGATGTCGGAGGCGGTATGGAAGTTGCCGGGAAGAGAGATTTG GCCTTTTTCCCTGGGCCTAGCAGAGGACCCGTATTCCAAGGTTTTCAATATGCGTCTGAATCCGGATCCAGGGCTGTCGTCCTCAACCTCGAATCTTCCAAGCTCGAGACACTCAACCACATCTATTATAACGGCGGCGGCCAATTCATTCTCCCTTCGCCTCCCCCTCCAAACGTCCAAATCCTCGCTCGCTTCCAAGAAACTTGTTCCGACCCATCaggacaacaacaacaacaactcgTCGCCGCCGTCTTCACCCAAAACGGCAAGGGCTGCACCGTTCTCTCCTCTGTCCATCCAGAATACCCTCTCTCCGACCCTCCGGCGAGTAACGCCATTGCTAAACTGGACGTGCGGCCGTCCCaggtggaggttgagatGAGCGACAAGGCTCGTTTGTCGTGGGTCGAGGAGTTACTCATCAAGCTCGGTTTGACCCCTCCCGAACGTCTTACCGCCGCAAACCGGGCCAAATCCTCAGCCGACTCGGAGcacgaggatgaagacccggctctcctccttcaccccACTCACCCTTCAcccatctttttcttgtctCATCCCAACCTGCCGCAGTTACCCGAGGCAGCTGTGAACAAGCCAGAActcaagggcaagatggaGCAAAGAGATGGGTGGGATGTTTTGAGGGATGCGAACGATGAGATTCGTTTTGGTACGACGGAAGCTACCTCGCCTGAACGAGCAGCCTCTGAAGATGGTATCACGCAATGGCTTGCGCAAGCCCGTCGTACCCAGCCCGTGTTCCCACCTTCCGTCGAAGATCTTTCGATACAATCCGACTCTACCCCACAAcctccctctccacccGATTTGCACGCTCTCACCAaaaccatcctccttccttcgccttcagTCGAATACTCTTCCAGATGGACTCCATTGTTCAACTTTTCTACTTACTGGGATGAGCTTGATcaggcaaggaagaggagcggTAGACGTTCAGGCGTGATGCGGCAGGGATCGGATGGACAGGGCGAGCGGTGTTCATTGGGTGACTGTGTCTTGTACGGTGAAACAGTGACGAGTACTCAGACGATGCTTGACGGCAacccccttctcctcaccaATCTCCCTACACCgctcgtcttcctcgcGTCTTTCCAACTTTCCGGCCGAGGTCGAGGCTCCAACATGTGGTTATCCCCACCTGGCTGTCTCCAATTCTCACTGCTTCTCGACCTCCCCgcttccctttcatccAAAATGGTTTTCATCCAATACATCATGGCTCTTGCCGTCTGTGAAGCTAtcgatgaggatgggagaTTAGGTGTTAGAATCAAGTGGCCGAACGATATCTATGCCGAGGTTGAAGGCGTGGGTGGGACGGAGATCGGTAGTGGaaaaaagggcaaggccAAGTTGGGTGGGATCTTGGTGAACACTAGTTTTGTCGGCGGGAAATGGAGAATTGTTGTTG GATGTGGTATCAACATTCTCAACGCTCTTCCCACATCATCCGTCTCCCAACTACATGCTTTACTCGCCGCCAAACTttcttccacatcatctAATAAACCTCTTCCGCCTGCACCTACCATGGAGGGTACCTTTGCTCGCATCATGAGTTCCTTTGATGCGAAATGGGAGCAATTCatcgaggagaagggtttCAAAGGGTTCATGGATGAATACCACGGAAGGTGGTTGCATTC AGGGCAAGACGTTCTCCTCACTACCACCGAACCCCACACTCGCGTCCGTATCCTCAGTATCACCCCAGACCACGGTCTTCTCCGCTGTATCCCCATCTCCGACAAACCTAAAGCCTCCACCGGTCTCACACCCCTGTACAACAGGGACATTGACGCCGGCGAGGATGATCGTGGTTCgtggtcttcttctccctctgtTCCTAGGTCTGGAGCTGCTCGAGCCCAAACGCAGAACCACTCACCGTTTGTCGACCTCCAGCCAGATGGGAACAGTTTTGATTTGATGAGCGGGTTGATCAAGCGGAAAGTATAA
- a CDS encoding hypothetical protein (Match to EST gb|CF187384.1|CF187384; HMMPfam hit to BPL_LipA_LipB, Biotin/lipoate A/B protein ligase family, score: 105.6, E(): 1.2e-28), whose translation MPGPTPSAHQVLVYSGPGVSPLSLSHTLLTLRLLLLPHYTVQPAAPDLLALQPWEPSCALLVVPGGRDLPYVDELTHKRPVTNRIREYVQQGGRFLGICAGAYFASAEVRFDVGGGMEVAGKRDLAFFPGPSRGPVFQGFQYASESGSRAVVLNLESSKLETLNHIYYNGGGQFILPSPPPPNVQILARFQETCSDPSGQQQQQLVAAVFTQNGKGCTVLSSVHPEYPLSDPPASNAIAKLDVRPSQVEVEMSDKARLSWVEELLIKLGLTPPERLTAANRAKSSADSEHEDEDPALLLHPTHPSPIFFLSHPNLPQLPEAAVNKPELKGKMEQRDGWDVLRDANDEIRFGTTEATSPERAASEDGITQWLAQARRTQPVFPPSVEDLSIQSDSTPQPPSPPDLHALTKTILLPSPSVEYSSRWTPLFNFSTYWDELDQARKRSGRRSGVMRQGSDGQGERCSLGDCVLYGETVTSTQTMLDGNPLLLTNLPTPLVFLASFQLSGRGRGSNMWLSPPGCLQFSLLLDLPASLSSKMVFIQYIMALAVCEAIDEDGRLGVRIKWPNDIYAEVEGVGGTEIGSGKKGKAKLGGILVNTSFVGGKWRIVVGCGINILNALPTSSVSQLHALLAAKLSSTSSNKPLPPAPTMEGTFARIMSSFDAKWEQFIEEKGFKGFMDEYHGRWLHSSVFFFFFIPIDCSVSMISY comes from the exons ATGCCAGGCCCGACACCGTCAGCGCACCAGGTGCTCGTGTACTCGGGCCCCGGGGTGTCGCCGCTCTCCCTCTCGCACACCCTCCTcaccctccgcctcctcctgctcccCCACTACACCGTCCAGCCCGCAGCCCCAGACCTCCTCGCACTCCAGCCATGGGAACCGTCCTGCGCACTCCTCGTCGTCCCAGGCGGCAGGGACCTTCCCTACGTCGACGAGCTCACGCACAAGCGGCCCGTCACAAACAGGATCAGAGAGTATGTCCAGCAAGGCGGCCGCTTCTTGGGCATATGTGCCGGAGCGTACTTTGCCAGTGCCGAGGTGAGGTTTGATGTCGGAGGCGGTATGGAAGTTGCCGGGAAGAGAGATTTG GCCTTTTTCCCTGGGCCTAGCAGAGGACCCGTATTCCAAGGTTTTCAATATGCGTCTGAATCCGGATCCAGGGCTGTCGTCCTCAACCTCGAATCTTCCAAGCTCGAGACACTCAACCACATCTATTATAACGGCGGCGGCCAATTCATTCTCCCTTCGCCTCCCCCTCCAAACGTCCAAATCCTCGCTCGCTTCCAAGAAACTTGTTCCGACCCATCaggacaacaacaacaacaactcgTCGCCGCCGTCTTCACCCAAAACGGCAAGGGCTGCACCGTTCTCTCCTCTGTCCATCCAGAATACCCTCTCTCCGACCCTCCGGCGAGTAACGCCATTGCTAAACTGGACGTGCGGCCGTCCCaggtggaggttgagatGAGCGACAAGGCTCGTTTGTCGTGGGTCGAGGAGTTACTCATCAAGCTCGGTTTGACCCCTCCCGAACGTCTTACCGCCGCAAACCGGGCCAAATCCTCAGCCGACTCGGAGcacgaggatgaagacccggctctcctccttcaccccACTCACCCTTCAcccatctttttcttgtctCATCCCAACCTGCCGCAGTTACCCGAGGCAGCTGTGAACAAGCCAGAActcaagggcaagatggaGCAAAGAGATGGGTGGGATGTTTTGAGGGATGCGAACGATGAGATTCGTTTTGGTACGACGGAAGCTACCTCGCCTGAACGAGCAGCCTCTGAAGATGGTATCACGCAATGGCTTGCGCAAGCCCGTCGTACCCAGCCCGTGTTCCCACCTTCCGTCGAAGATCTTTCGATACAATCCGACTCTACCCCACAAcctccctctccacccGATTTGCACGCTCTCACCAaaaccatcctccttccttcgccttcagTCGAATACTCTTCCAGATGGACTCCATTGTTCAACTTTTCTACTTACTGGGATGAGCTTGATcaggcaaggaagaggagcggTAGACGTTCAGGCGTGATGCGGCAGGGATCGGATGGACAGGGCGAGCGGTGTTCATTGGGTGACTGTGTCTTGTACGGTGAAACAGTGACGAGTACTCAGACGATGCTTGACGGCAacccccttctcctcaccaATCTCCCTACACCgctcgtcttcctcgcGTCTTTCCAACTTTCCGGCCGAGGTCGAGGCTCCAACATGTGGTTATCCCCACCTGGCTGTCTCCAATTCTCACTGCTTCTCGACCTCCCCgcttccctttcatccAAAATGGTTTTCATCCAATACATCATGGCTCTTGCCGTCTGTGAAGCTAtcgatgaggatgggagaTTAGGTGTTAGAATCAAGTGGCCGAACGATATCTATGCCGAGGTTGAAGGCGTGGGTGGGACGGAGATCGGTAGTGGaaaaaagggcaaggccAAGTTGGGTGGGATCTTGGTGAACACTAGTTTTGTCGGCGGGAAATGGAGAATTGTTGTTG GATGTGGTATCAACATTCTCAACGCTCTTCCCACATCATCCGTCTCCCAACTACATGCTTTACTCGCCGCCAAACTttcttccacatcatctAATAAACCTCTTCCGCCTGCACCTACCATGGAGGGTACCTTTGCTCGCATCATGAGTTCCTTTGATGCGAAATGGGAGCAATTCatcgaggagaagggtttCAAAGGGTTCATGGATGAATACCACGGAAGGTGGTTGCATTCGTCggtttttttctttttctttatccCCATTGATTGTTCCGTTTCCATGATCTCATACTGA
- a CDS encoding hypothetical protein (HMMPfam hit to RRM_1, RNA recognition motif. (a.k.a. RRM, RBD, or RNP domain), score: 43.2, E(): 7.1e-10) — MAKHSAHKGKAPVTDKNNKRKRDAQDSSQGDAPVALFAAVKDTELDDIFAKSNAFSAPAPVASTSKAHLQTTSAPAAKKGKKSPSPEMEEDVRVDDQDESESSEEDEDGEDNEAELSEIDEELPDDDDEDVSDAESDSEAAKAKETKKTKKSKLGKYVPAEESVQDKNRRTAFIGNLPIDAAKSKSTLKQLRAHIMSFVPSAKIESLRFRSVAFATPTAALPTEDPEKDANQRAKREKERAAAWKAKQNADGEDAELDKAKVFIDAKGKRKVAFIKKDFHSEIDSCNAYVVFAYPHPDRAANVAPILDPFEAAAKFIASANSSTFSGRTIRVDSVRLPSSVGLAGASTSLSKRDAWLPSNTDPKKSLFVGGLDYAAKEEDVRVFFEELVKAERGANKEGSGKWVTGVRIVRDKETQLGKGFGYVHFADRESVEEILAMDAKQIKFAKRTLRVQPCKTIPTANTLQNTIKKIAAGSGGASKDKTKKAYVRPGVIPKGDPALGDKLKNLSKEERKTIKSSDADRQARRLAKKKAKMSLEKDKAKGAVKLTLTKSEREKTSASKKPKAKKGKKRAPSAVAKMKGSRE; from the exons ATGGCGAAGCACTCTGCACACAAGGGCAAGGCCCCAGTCACAGACAAGAACAATAAGCGCAAGAGAGACGCACAGGATAGCAGCCAGGGGGACGCACCCGTCGCTCTCTTTGCTGCTGTCAAGGATACCGAGTTGGACGACATTTTTGCAAAGAGC AATGCCTTTTCTGCACCTGCACCTGTTGCCAGTACATCAAAAGCTCATCTCCAGACTACATCTGCTCCCGCAGCcaaaaagggcaagaagagcCCTTCACCcgaaatggaagaggacgtGCGAGTAGACGATCAGGATGAGAGCGAGAGTTccgaggaagacgaagatggagaggacaATGAGGCCGAGCTTTCCgagattgatgaagagttgccggacgacgacgacgaggatgtTTCTGATGCCGAGAGTGACAGTGAGGCggccaaggccaaggagactaaaaagacaaagaagagcaagctcGGCAAGTATGTGCCTGCTGAGGAATCGGTACAGGACAAGAACAGGAGGACTGCGTTCATTGGTAACCTTCCTATCGACGCTGCAAAGTCCAAG TCGACATTGAAACAACTCCGAGCCCACATCATGTCATTTGTCCCATCTGCCAAGATTGAATCTCTCCGATTCCGATCTGTTGCCTTTGCCACCCCTACCGCTGCGCTCCCCACTGAGGATCCTGAGAAGGACGCCAACCAGCGTGCGAAACGAGAAAAGGAGCGTGCTGCCGCTTGGAAGGCCAAGCAAAACGCTGATGGGGAGGATGCGGAGCTTGACAAGGCCAAGGTGTTTATCGATGccaagggaaagagaaaggtcGCTTTCATCAAAAAAGAC TTCCACTCTGAGATTGACTCTTGTAACGCCTATGTCGTCTTTGCTTATCCCCACCCTGACCGAGCTGCCAATGTCGCCCCGATCCTCGACCCCTTTGAGGCTGCCGCCAAGTTCATCGCGTCTGCGAACAGCAGTACCTTTTCCGGGCGTACGATCCGCGTCGACTCTGTCCGCTTACCTTCTTCTGTCGGTCTCGCCGGCGCGTCCACTTCCCTGAGCAAGCGGGACGCATGGCTGCCTAGTAACACGGATCCCAAGAAGAGTCTCTTTGTGGGCGGTTTAGACTATGCggccaaggaggaggatgtcaGGGTGTTCTTTGAAGAGTTGGTCAAGGCTGAGAGGGGTGCGAACAAGGAGGGGAGCGGAAAGTGGGTTACTGGTGTGAGGATTGTGAGAGATAAGGAGACTCAGCTCGGTAAAGGTTTCGGTTACGTTCACTTTGCT GACCGAGAAAGCGTGGAAGAGATTCTCGCAATGGACGCTAAACAAATCAAATTCGCCAAACGAACGCTTCGTGTGCAGCCATGCAAGACCATCCCTACCGCCAACACTCTTCAAAACACTATCAAAAAGATCGCTGCCGGCTCTGGCGGCGCTTCAAAGGACAAGACCAAGAAAGCTTATGTCCGACCGGGTGTCATCCCCAAGGGCGACCCTGCGCTCGGtgacaagctcaagaaCCTGTCCAAGGAGGAACGAAAGACTATCAAGAGCTCTGACGCTGATCGGCaggcgaggaggttggcgaagaagaaggccaagatgtcgttggagaaggacaaggcGAAGGGTGCGGTCAAGTTGACGTTGACAAAGagcgagagggagaagacgagCGCGTCAAAGAAGCccaaggcgaagaaggggaagaagagggcgcCGTCTGCGGTTgcaaagatgaagggttCAAGGGAGTAG